From the Primulina tabacum isolate GXHZ01 chromosome 3, ASM2559414v2, whole genome shotgun sequence genome, one window contains:
- the LOC142540363 gene encoding E3 ubiquitin-protein ligase BOI-like: protein MIIKNGVPKDSRKRKMKGVAEEPSKAQQQMNLFNLQGQQRFASPSIPVNGGHRSRVQQILNTAAPAFKPFSSTYWGAFVPFISTPSLESIADKYPLSIAIDVIKRQNDDQIDQIITAHEVNLRHALGGMLSEHHRITHDAAEERVAKKLRERELELQENINKNLELKEMASHYKAEKEKVHDRVKFLEQVTKSLQYRLRDAVEARRYAETPQDDAQSSFTDPDRVRPVKLECKVCQERVAMVMMWPCRHVCVCVQCDAAVKECPVCSSVKRTSVEVCIPSLMVRQMGDILFIFPFFYIFVILQFYMIFIPEIPKPHLLVKSYMKTRYDNNIDIYIYIYNGFP, encoded by the exons ATGATCATAAAAAATGGAG TGCCAAAGGATTCACGCAAGAGAAAAATGAAGGGAGTTGCAGAAGAACCATCCAAAGCACAGCAACAAATGAACCTCTTCAATCTGCAAGGTCAACAGCGCTTCGCTTCTCCTAGTATTCCCGTCAATGGCGGCCACCGATCACGAGTTCAACAAATCCTCAACACCGCTGCGCCGGCTTTCAAACCCTTTTCTTCTACCTACTGGGGTGCTTTCGTACCCTTCATTTCGACTCCGTCGTTAGAATCCATTGCTGACAAGTACCCTCTCTCCATAGCCATAGATGTTATAAAGAGACAAAACGATGAtcaaattgatcaaataatcaCAGCCCAT GAAGTGAATCTGAGGCATGCATTGGGAGGAATGCTGTCGGAGCACCACCGCATCACCCACGACGCGGCCGAGGAGAGAGTGGCCAAGAAACTGAGAGAGAGAGAACTGGAACTGCAAGAAAACATTAACAAAAACTTGGAATTGAAAGAGATGGCGTCACACTATAAGGCGGAGAAGGAGAAGGTACACGACAGGGTGAAATTCTTGGAGCAAGTGACGAAATCTTTACAGTACCGCCTGCGGGATGCAGTGGAAGCTCGGCGGTACGCAGAAACGCCGCAAGACGATGCTCAATCATCGTTCACCGACCCGGATAGAGTTCGACCCGTTAAACTCGAGTGCAAAGTCTGTCAGGAGCGGGTGGCCATGGTGATGATGTGGCCTTGTCGCCACGTGTGTGTCTGTGTGCAATGCGACGCCGCCGTTAAGGAATGCCCTGTTTGCAGTTCGGTCAAGAGGACGAGCGTGGAAGTGTGTATCCCAAGCTTAATGGTCCGCCAAATGGGTGATATTTTGTTCATTTTTCCCTTTTTTTACATATTTGTAATTTTACAATtctatatgatttttatccctGAAATTCCCAAACCACATCTCCTCGTAAAATCCTACATGAAAACCAGATATGataataatatagatatatatatatatatatataacggtTTTCCTTGA
- the LOC142540360 gene encoding polyadenylate-binding protein 1-like — protein sequence MEYKGSHEQEDDLYGGDVPEEAYMESDFDQSTEAQADVDSKSEELESMKKRLQEIEEEASALRDMQAKVEKEMGATQDDSTGASVTQAEKEEVDSRSIYVGNVDYACTPEEVQQHFQSCGTVNRVTILTDKFGQPKGFAYVEFVEIEAVQNAVLLNESELHGRQLKISAKRTNVPGMKQYQGRRPNPYFGSRRPFFPGFPAYPTYGYGRVPRFRRPMRYRPY from the exons ATGGAGTACAAGGGGTCTCACGAACAAGAAGACGACCTTTACGGCGGTGATGTGCCTGAGGAAGCATACATGGAATCCGATTTCGACCAATCGACGGAAGCTCAAGCCGACGTAGACTCCAAATCTGAG GAGTTGGAGAGTATGAAGAAGAGATTGCAGGAGATCGAGGAGGAAGCATCTGCGCTTCGTGATATGCAGGCAAAGGTCGAGAAGGAGATGGGAGCCACACAAG ATGATTCAACTGGTGCCTCTGTTACCCAGGCTGAAAAGGAGGAAGTGGATTCTCGCTCTATATATGTTGGTAAC GTGGACTATGCTTGCACGCCTGAGGAGGTGCAGCAGCATTTTCAGTCTTGTGGGACTGTTAACAGGGTTACCATTTTAACAGATAAGTTTGGTCAGCCGAAAGGTTTTGCTTATGTAGAGTTTGTTGAAATTGAGGCTGTTCAAAATGCTGTACTGCTGAATGAATCAGAGTTGCATGGCCGTCAGCTGAAG ATATCTGCTAAGCGAACAAATGTCCCAGGAATGAAACAGTATCAGGGAAGGCGTCCAAATCCATATTTCGGATCGAGAAGGCCATTTTTTCCTGGTTTTCCTGCTTACCCTACTTATGGTTATGG GAGGGTTCCAAGGTTTAGGCGTCCAATGCGATACAGGccttattga
- the LOC142538424 gene encoding protein DOWN-REGULATED IN DIF1 11-like, whose product MEGFKLPSALAAFALVVFISAFFAAADPNTVTIDVNDLPAAAPVDEIRAEPYPGFYDLSRRCISKLTDECGKEVLSGLFNKENKVSQSCCVKLVAMGQECHIGLMKALLMFPDLTENDRNEILTIDNTIWSECLKVSN is encoded by the coding sequence ATGGAAGGATTCAAGCTGCCATCAGCGCTCGCAGCATTCGCCCTCGTGGTGTTCATATCCGCGTTCTTCGCCGCCGCGGACCCGAACACCGTCACCATCGATGTGAACGACCTCCCGGCGGCGGCACCTGTAGATGAGATCCGTGCTGAACCATACCCTGGATTCTACGACTTATCGCGGAGGTGTATTTCGAAGCTGACGGATGAGTGCGGAAAGGAAGTGTTGAGCGGACTGTTCAACAAAGAAAACAAGGTGAGCCAGAGCTGCTGCGTGAAGCTGGTGGCGATGGGGCAGGAGTGCCACATAGGGCTGATGAAGGCGCTGCTTATGTTTCCGGATCTGACGGAGAATGATAGGAATGAGATTCTGACGATCGATAACACAATTTGGAGTGAGTGTTTGAAGGTCAGCAATTAA
- the LOC142540362 gene encoding metacaspase-1-like translates to MLILVYCSNCRTPLQLPPGAAAIRCAVCKSITRISDPRTNPPALPSYRPTPSSSNGYNGHYSPAALPQHYNYEPRPGPPSTAHLRKKAVIVGISYRYSRHELKGTINDAKCMKYLLIHRFKFPESSILMLTEEEIDPYKIPTKHNIRMAMFWLVHGCQPGDSLVFHYSGHGSQKRNYTGNEVDGFDETLCPLDFETHGMIVDDEINATIVRPLPSGVKLHAIIDSCHSGTMLDLPYLCRMDRTGRYVWEDHRPRTSTWKGTSGGEVISFSGCDDDQTSADTSALSKVNSTGAMTFSFIQAVEQVQVSNPTYGSILNAMRSTIRNAGDEIGGGVVTTLVTMLLTGGSAGIGKRQEPQLSANEPFDVYGKLFSL, encoded by the exons ATGTTGATTTTAGTATATTGTTCCAACTGCCGGACGCCACTCCAGCTGCCGCCAGGAGCCGCCGCCATCCGCTGTGCCGTGTGCAAGTCCATCACCCGTATCAGTGATCCTCGTACCAATCCACCTGCGCTGCCTTCTTATCGTCCCACGCCCTCCTCTTCCAACGGATACAATGGCCACTACTCACCGGCGGCACTGCCGCAGCACTACAACTACGAACCGAGGCCTGGTCCTCCTTCCACCGCCCACCTACGGAAGAAGGCGGTGATCGTGGGGATCTCGTATAGGTACTCGAGGCACGAGTTGAAGGGTACCATTAATGATGCTAAATGCATGAAATACTTGCTGATTCACAGGTTCAAATTTCCCGAATCATCCATTCTCATGCTCACTG AAGAGGAGATAGATCCATACAAAATCCCAACAAAACACAACATTAGGATGGCTATGTTTTGGCTTGTACATGGTTGCCAACCTGGGGACTCCCTAGTGTTTCATTACTCCGGCCACGGTTCACAAAAGAGGAACTACACAGGAAATGAGGTCGATGGATTTGATGAAACACTCTGTCCTTTGGATTTCGAGACACATGGAATGATTGTTGATGATGAAATCAATGCAACTATTGTTAGGCCACTTCCTTCTGGTGTCAAGCTTCACGCAATCATAGACTCATGTCACAGTGGCACAATGCTAGATTTACCGTATCTTTGTAGAATGGACAG AACTGGGCGTTATGTATGGGAAGACCATCGTCCTCGAACAAGTACTTGGAAAGGCACTAGTGGAGGAGAAGTCATATCCTTTAGTGGTTGTGATGACGATCAAACCTCAGCAGATACATCT GCTCTTTCCAAGGTGAATTCAACAGGCGCAATGACATTTTCATTTATCCAAGCAGTTGAACAAGTCCAAGTCAGTAATCCTACATATGGAAGTATTTTAAATGCAATGAGGTCTACTATTCGAAATGCTGGTGATGAAATAGGAGGGGGTGTTGTTACAACACTTGTCACAATGCTTTTGACTGGGGGAAGTGCTGGCATTGGAAAGAGACAG GAGCCACAGCTTAGTGCTAATGAACCATTTGATGTTTATGGTAAGCTATTTTCTCTGTAA